Proteins found in one Triticum aestivum cultivar Chinese Spring chromosome 4D, IWGSC CS RefSeq v2.1, whole genome shotgun sequence genomic segment:
- the LOC123098974 gene encoding alkane hydroxylase MAH1-like, with protein MAFVSFLELSLSLLCFVVFYYFHARSKRKNPVIPLEWPLVGMLPALLANLPRLHDWVTSLLTASPLNFRFVGPPRSGMELFLTSDPANVRHVFTSNFANYPKGPEFAEIMDILGGGIFNADGDSWRRQRAKAQLLMSGPRFRAFVTRCSRRKVERDLLPLLAHVAGGGTGVCDLQDVFLRLTFDTTTTLVFGVDPGCLAIGFPEVPFARAMDDAMDVLLVRNVLPPSWWKLVRWLGVGYERKMAVAWRDIDRFIGETIAKRREAVKARGGIEDSADLLSSYIDDDDEASTVVDAFLRDTTMNLMLAGRDTTGSGLSWFFYLLTRNPGVVSKILAELDTVSSSTTTPDGMVTYDPDELGRLTYLHAALCESLRLYPPVPMEHKGVVAAEALPSGHEVRPGDKVMVSLYAMGRMEAVWGKDCREFRPERWIGEDGKARYVPSYKFVSFNSGPRTCLGKDMAFVQLKAVAAAVVRNFEVEAVPGHAVEPKISIILHIKNGFKARIKRRHADA; from the coding sequence ATGGCGTTCGTCTCCTTCCTCGAGCTCTCGCTCTCCTTGCTCTGCTTCGTCGTCTTCTACTACTTCCACGCCAGGTCCAAGCGGAAGAACCCGGTGATCCCGCTGGAGTGGCCGCTGGTGGGCATGCTCCCGGCGCTCCTCGCCAACCTCCCGCGCCTCCACGACTGGGTCACCTCCCTGCTCACCGCCAGCCCGCTCAACTTCCGCTTCGTCGGCCCGCCGCGCTCCGGCAtggagctcttcctcacctccgaTCCGGCCAACGTCCGCCACGTTTTCACCTCCAACTTCGCCAACTACCCCAAGGGCCCCGAGTTCGCCGAGATCATGGACATCCTCGGCGGCGGCATCTTCAACGCCGACGGCGACTCCTGGCGCCGCCAGCGCGCCAAGGCGCAGCTTCTCATGTCCGGCCCCCGGTTCCGGGCCTTCGTGACACGGTGCAGCCGCCGCAAGGTCGAGCGCGACCTGCTCCCGCTGCTCGCCCAcgtcgccggcggcggcaccgGCGTGTGCGACCTGCAGGACGTGTTCCTCAGGCTGACGTTCGACACGACGACCACGCTGGTGTTCGGCGTCGACCCGGGCTGCCTGGCCATCGGCTTCCCGGAGGTGCCGTTCGCTCGCGCCATGGACGACGCCATGGACGTGCTCCTCGTCCGCAACGTGCTCCCTCCGTCGTGGTGGAAGCTGGTGCGGTGGCTCGGGGTCGGGTACGAGCGGAAGATGGCCGTCGCGTGGCGCGACATCGACCGGTTCATCGGCGAGACGATCGCCAAGCGGCGGGAGGCGGTGAAGGCGAGAGGCGGCATCGAAGACTCGGCCGACCTGCTCTCCTCCTacatcgacgacgacgacgaagcgAGCACGGTCGTCGACGCCTTCCTCCGCGACACGACCATGAACCTCATGCTGGCCGGCCGCGACACGACCGGCTCGGGGCTCTCCTGGTTCTTCTACCTCCTCACGAGGAACCCGGGCGTGGTGTCCAAGATCCTCGCGGAGCTCGACACCGTGAGTTCCAGCACCACCACACCGGACGGCATGGTGACGTACGACCCGGACGAGCTGGGGCGGCTGACGTACCTGCACGCGGCGCTGTGCGAGTCGCTCCGGCTGTACCCGCCGGTGCCGATGGAGCACAAGGGCGTGGTGGCCGCGGAGGCGCTGCCGAGCGGGCACGAGGTGCGGCCGGGGGACAAGGTGATGGTGTCGCTGTACGCGATGGGGAGGATGGAGGCGGTGTGGGGCAAGGACTGCCGGGAGTTCCGGCCGGAGCGGTGGATCGgggaggacggcaaggcgcggtACGTGCCGTCGTACAAGTTCGTGTCCTTCAACTCCGGCCCGCGGACGTGCCTCGGCAAGGACATGGCGTTCGTGCAGCTCAAGGCGGTGGCGGCCGCCGTGGTGAGGAACTTCGAGGTGGAGGCGGTGCCCGGGCACGCCGTGGAGCCCAAGATCTCCATCATCCTCCACATCAAGAACGGCTTCAAGGCCAGGATCAAGAGGAGGCATGCAGATGCTTGA